In Lemur catta isolate mLemCat1 chromosome 1, mLemCat1.pri, whole genome shotgun sequence, one DNA window encodes the following:
- the RFX1 gene encoding MHC class II regulatory factor RFX1 codes for MATQAYTELQAAPQPSQTPQAPPQAQPQPPPPAAPQPPQPPTTAATPQPQYVTELQSPQPQAQPPGSQKPYVTELPAAPTPSQATGVPTATPASQQYIVVTVSEGAMRASETVSEASPGSTASQTGVPTQVVQQVQGTQQRLLVQTSVQAKPGHVSPLQLTNIQVPQQALPTQRLVVQSTAPGSKGGQVSLTVHGTQQVHSPPERSPVQANSSSSKTAGAPTGTVPQQLQVHGVQQSVPVTQERSVVQAAPQTPKAGPVQPLTVQGLQPVHVAQEVQQLQQVPVPHVYSSQVQYVEGGDASYTASAIRSSTYPYPETPLYTQTAGTSYYEATGTAAQVSTPATSQAVASTGSVPMYVSGSQVVTSSTSSGGGASNSSGGGGSGSGGGGGGGGGGGGGSGSSGGGGSGASTYVIQGGYMLGSAGQSYSHTTRASPATVQWLLDNYETAEGVSLPRSTLYCHYLLHCQEQKLEPVNAASFGKLIRSVFMGLRTRRLGTRGNSKYHYYGLRIKASSPLLRLMEDQQHMAMRGQPFSQKQRLKPIQKMEGMTNGVAVGQQQSTGLSDISAQVQQYQQFLDASRSLPDFIELDLQGKVLPEGVGPGDIKAFQVLYREHCEAIVDVMVNLQFTLVETLWKTFWRYNLSQPGEAPPLAVHDESEKRLPKASLVLLSKFEPVLQWTKHCDNVLYQGLVEILIPDVLRPIPSALTQAIRNFAKSLESWLTHAMVNIPEEMLRVKVGAAGAFAQTLRRYTSLNHLAQAARAVLQNTAQINQMLSDLNRVDFANVQEQASWVCRCEDRVVQRLEQDFKVTLQQQNSLEQWAAWLDGVVSQVLKPYQGSSGFPKAAKLFLLKWSFYSSMVIRDLTLRSAASFGSFHLIRLLYDEYMYYLIEHRVAQAKGETPIAVMGEFANLTTSLNPLDPDKDEEEEEEEESEDELPQDISLAAGSESPALGPEALEPPAKLARTDARGLFVQALPSS; via the exons ATGGCAACACAGGCGTATACCGAGCTACAGGCAGCCCCGCAACCATCCCAGACACCGCAGGCCCCGCcacaggcccagccccagccaccaccCCCGGCGGCGCCGCAGcccccccagcctcccaccactgccgccaccccccagccccagtaTGTCACTGAGCTgcagagcccccagccccaggcgcAGCCACCGGGCAGCCAGAAGCCGTACGTGACGGAGCTCCCGGCCGCGCCCACACCCTCGCAGGCGACCGGCGTGCCCACCGCAACCCCTGCCTCCCAGCAGTACATCGTGGTCACCGTCTCCG AAGGTGCCATGCGGGCCAGCGAGACGGTGTCGGAGGCCAGCCCGGGCTCCACAGCCAGCCAGACCGGTGTCCCCACTCAGGTGGTTCAGCAGGTGCAGGGCACCCAGCAG CGGCTGCTGGTCCAGACGAGTGTGCAGGCCAAGCCGGGCCACGTGTCACCCCTCCAGCTAACCAACATCCAGGTGCCCCAGCAG gCTCTCCCCACACAGCGTCTGGTGGTGCAGAGCACAGCCCCAGGCAGCAAGGGCGGCCAGGTTTCCCTGACGGTCCACGGTACCCAGCAGGTGCACTCGCCCCCCGAG CGGTCGCCGGTGCAGGCCAACAGCTCTTCCAGCAAGACAGCTGGGGCCCCCACGGGCACAGTGCCACAGCAGCTACAGGTCCACGGTGTCCAGCAGAGTGTCCCCGTCACCCAAGAG AGGTCCGTGGTCCAGGCCGCTCCGCAGACGCCCAAAGCCGGCCCCGTGCAGCCGCTGACCGTGCAGGGTCTCCAGCCAGTCCACGTGGCTCAAGAG GTGCAGCAGCTCCAGCAGGTACCTGTCCCACACGTGTACTCCAGCCAGGTGCAGTATGTGGAGGGTGGCGATGCCAGCTACACAGCCAGTGCCAT CCGCTCCAGCACCTACCCCTACCCCGAGACACCGCTGTACACGCAGACAGCAGGCACCAGCTACTATGAGGCCACAGGCACAGCCGCCCAGGTCAGCacccctgccacctcccaggcGGTGGCCAGCACCGGCTCCGTGCCCATGTACGTGTCCGGCAGCCAGGTCGTCACCAGCTCTACCAGCAGCGGGGGTGGGGCCAGCAACAGCAGTGGCGGCGGTggcagcggcagcggcggcggagGTGGAGGCGGAGGCGgtggtgggggtggcagtggcagcagtggTGGCGGCGGCAGTGGAGCAAGCACCTACGTGATCCAAGGTGGCTACATGCTGGGCAGTGCCGGTCAGTCTTACTCCCACACCACTCGTGCCTCGCCAGCCACG GTCCAGTGGCTTCTGGACAACTATGAGACAGCTGAGGGCGTGAGCCTGCCACGGAGCACCCTCTACTGCCACTACCTGCTGCACTGCCAGGAGCAAAAGCTGGAGCCCGTCAACGCCGCCTCCTTTGGGAAACTCATCCGCTCCGTTTTCATGGGTCTGCGCACCCGCCGGTTGGGCACCAG GGGCAACTCCAAGTACCACTACTATGGCCTGCGCATCAAGGCCAGCTCGCCCCTCCTGCGGCTGATGGAGGACCAGCAGCACATGGCCATGCGGGGCCAGCCCTTCTCGCAGAAGCAGAG GCTCAAGCCCATCCAGAAGATGGAAGGCATGACCAATGGTGTGGCTGTGGGCCAGCAGCAGAGCACGGGCCTGTCGGACATCAGCGCCCAGGTGCAGCAGTACCAGCAGTTCCTGG atgCCTCTCGGAGCCTCCCTGACTTCATAGAGCTTGACCTCCAGGGCAAAGTGCTGCCTGAGGGTGTCGGGCCCGGGGACATCAAGGCCTTCCAGGTCCTGTACCGGGAACACTGTGAG GCCATTGTCGATGTCATGGTGAACCTGCAGTTCACCCTGGTGGAGACGCTGTGGAAGACCTTCTGGAGATACAACCTCAGCCAGCCCGGCGAGGCGCCGCCTCTGGCCGT GCACGACGAGTCCGAGAAGCGGCTGCCCAAGGCCAGCCTGGTGCTCCTCTCCAAGTTTGAGCCCGTGCTCCAGTGGACCAAGCACTGTGACAACGTGCTGTACCAGGGCCTGGTGGAGATCCTCATCCCCGACGTGCTACGGCCCATCCCCA GTGCCTTGACCCAAGCAATCCGGAACTTTGCCAAGAGCCTGGAGAGCTGGCTCACCCACGCCATGGTGAACATCCCCGAGGAGATGCTGCGGGTGAAG GTGGGAGCGGCCGGAGCCTTCGCGCAGACACTGCGGCGCTACACGTCGCTCAACCACCTGGCGCAGGCGGCGCGCGCCGTGCTGCAGAACACGGCACAGATCAACCAGATGCTCAGCGACCTCAACCGCGTGGACTTCGCCAACGTGCAA GAGCAGGCCTCGTGGGTGTGCCGCTGCGAGGACCGCGTGGTGCAGCGGCTGGAGCAGGACTTCAAGGTGACGCTGCAGCAGCAGAACTCGCTGGAGCAGTGGGCGGCCTGGCTGGACGGTGTGGTGAGCCAGGTGCTCAAGCCCTACCAGGGCAGCTCCGGCTTCCCCAAGGCCGCCAAGCTCTTCCTCCTCAAGTGGTCCTTCTATAG CTCCATGGTGATCCGGGACCTGACCTTGCGCAGCGCCGCCAGCTTTGGCTCCTTCCACCTTATCCGGCTGCTCTACGACGAGTACATGTACTACCTGATCGAGCACCGCGTGGCCCAGGCCAAGGGCGAGACTCCTATCGCCGTCATGGGCGAG ttCGCCAACCTGACCACCTCGCTGAACCCCCTGGACCCCGACAAAG acgaggaggaggaagaggaggaggagagcgaGGACGAGCTGCCCCAGGACATCTCGCTGGCCGCTGGCAGCGAGTCGCCCGCGCTGGGCCCCGAGGCCTTGGAGCCGCCGGCCAAGCTGGCGCGGACTGACGCGCGCGGCCTCTTCGTGCAGGCGCTGCCCTCCAGCTAA